Proteins from a genomic interval of Candidatus Nomurabacteria bacterium:
- a CDS encoding glycosyltransferase encodes MRPKAKRIVLLTKNVIKNPTRAVSKVTRKLSSEGLTGFMYAVKNKLIVNQNAPTNKINDMNEAYQTWRIDNSLSDRDLNTQREESKNFKKKPVISIITPVYKPPTDVLEDLIKSVLNQTYPYFELCIAEVAQNEESIALLKKYQKIDNRIKVRFMPTNGGIATDSNACLEQATGDYIALLDHDDLISPDALYENAKMINEDDYDFIYSDKDKIDENGRHYEPMFKPDWSPEIMFNSNYLTHLNVFKHSLIKKIGGWQTNTDGAQDWDLFLRLIKVSKKVGHIPKVLYHWRVLETSTAHSIMAKPYALEGQRNAITYSAKKAGLDVTVTHTKDGFLNLHWKNQRVNQKILILFITDLDDTTSKERLSKQLKGVNFDYSVVTIDSRDGKKFLSSIRDKKPDQDLLVLNSNVNSKISTQQIHEVAGWLSIPEVAVASPHIKDHNGGLFDVGRILGFRSLFGPIYSEGTYTPSIFGFHEWVRNTSAGSPFFSLIKSSALSKINKDLYCEETDSVLDIFWKINLLLRASDFRIVSTPYVTLNIEKETSGQEDAPSLSVVKLAEKYFSKTIGDGYFNPNLSLLLSGPQFDERNITSDSRKEQFLKNLQKGADLRPYFSEIQGNNDEDQSQYQNEANNLSAQYDFSQEDIDLSIKAANSTGKISSIDSAIWFIPMFESLYAGLKNIFALANELTMREETRHTFILNSNVSIKIPKKLVISQFPALKDSRFIASRNSSTIDIESSTIAICTLWTTAYDMLKYNKTKRKCYILQDWEPDFYPKGTLSAMSEATYDFGYLALAGTKALGTRYEQYNKNNDSTYLPSLLDLSDYINHTKSKAQSAPLYANKKVKRVMFYGRPDSPRNGFELGIAALTKLKTKLGDDIEIVIAGAQSYSKSYKLEEKGLSVAGKVPYTDLKDFYSSFDACLFLMFSQHPGVIPLEMMASGVPVVINDNKSSDWSDLYKNNQNCIISRNSPTEIANSIFNVLNDNKVREKLISNGLKQAKDYGEKRYQDAVMEVINKIKG; translated from the coding sequence ATGAGACCCAAAGCCAAGAGAATTGTATTACTTACAAAGAATGTGATTAAGAACCCTACTAGAGCAGTTAGTAAGGTTACCAGAAAACTGAGCAGCGAAGGCCTAACAGGCTTTATGTACGCAGTAAAAAATAAACTGATTGTTAATCAAAACGCGCCAACTAACAAAATTAACGATATGAATGAGGCATACCAGACATGGCGAATAGATAATTCATTGTCGGACAGAGATCTAAATACTCAAAGAGAAGAATCTAAAAACTTTAAAAAGAAACCAGTCATAAGCATAATAACCCCTGTGTATAAGCCCCCTACAGACGTGCTTGAGGATCTGATTAAATCCGTATTAAACCAAACTTATCCATACTTTGAACTCTGCATTGCTGAAGTTGCCCAGAATGAAGAATCTATTGCTCTACTAAAGAAATACCAAAAGATAGATAACCGTATTAAAGTACGATTCATGCCTACTAACGGAGGAATTGCGACCGACTCAAACGCATGCTTAGAACAGGCTACTGGGGACTATATAGCCCTTCTCGATCATGATGATTTAATTTCACCTGATGCATTATACGAAAACGCAAAGATGATAAACGAAGATGATTATGACTTTATTTATTCTGACAAAGATAAAATAGACGAAAATGGGAGACATTACGAGCCGATGTTTAAACCAGATTGGTCTCCAGAGATAATGTTTAATTCTAACTATCTCACTCATCTCAATGTCTTTAAACACTCCCTAATAAAAAAAATTGGTGGCTGGCAGACTAACACAGATGGAGCGCAAGATTGGGATTTATTCCTTAGATTGATTAAGGTATCAAAAAAAGTTGGCCACATACCGAAAGTTCTATACCATTGGAGAGTCCTAGAGACCTCCACTGCGCACTCAATAATGGCTAAGCCATATGCATTAGAAGGCCAAAGAAACGCAATTACTTACTCTGCAAAAAAAGCTGGATTAGATGTTACCGTTACACATACAAAAGATGGTTTTTTAAACTTACATTGGAAGAATCAAAGGGTTAATCAAAAAATCCTTATACTTTTCATAACTGATCTTGACGATACCACCTCTAAAGAAAGGCTCTCAAAGCAACTTAAAGGAGTTAATTTTGATTACAGCGTAGTAACAATAGATTCCCGTGATGGTAAAAAGTTTTTATCTTCAATAAGAGATAAAAAACCCGATCAAGACCTACTGGTGCTTAACTCAAATGTAAATTCTAAAATAAGCACCCAACAGATTCACGAAGTAGCCGGATGGCTAAGTATACCCGAGGTTGCTGTTGCAAGCCCTCATATCAAAGATCATAATGGAGGTTTATTTGATGTTGGCAGGATTCTAGGCTTTAGGTCTCTCTTTGGTCCAATATATTCAGAAGGCACCTACACACCTTCCATCTTTGGATTTCATGAGTGGGTCAGAAACACATCCGCTGGATCACCATTTTTCTCTTTAATTAAATCCTCAGCTTTATCAAAAATAAACAAAGATCTTTATTGCGAAGAGACTGATAGCGTACTCGACATTTTCTGGAAGATTAACTTGTTGTTGCGAGCTTCAGATTTTAGGATAGTCTCTACACCATACGTAACTTTAAATATTGAAAAAGAAACTTCTGGACAGGAAGATGCCCCATCTCTTTCAGTTGTCAAACTTGCTGAGAAATACTTCAGTAAAACTATTGGAGATGGTTACTTCAACCCTAATCTATCCTTACTACTCAGTGGACCACAGTTTGACGAACGAAATATCACAAGTGATTCACGAAAAGAACAGTTCTTAAAAAATCTCCAAAAAGGTGCTGATTTGAGACCTTATTTCTCAGAAATTCAGGGTAATAATGATGAAGACCAATCACAGTACCAAAATGAAGCTAATAACCTTTCTGCCCAATACGATTTCTCTCAAGAAGATATAGATTTGAGCATAAAAGCTGCTAATTCAACAGGAAAAATAAGCAGTATAGACTCTGCTATTTGGTTTATTCCGATGTTCGAAAGTTTGTATGCGGGGCTTAAAAATATTTTCGCTTTAGCTAACGAACTAACTATGCGAGAAGAAACAAGGCATACCTTCATACTTAATTCGAATGTGAGCATAAAGATACCAAAAAAACTTGTTATATCGCAATTCCCTGCATTAAAGGATTCCAGATTCATCGCTAGCAGAAACTCAAGCACCATAGATATAGAAAGCTCTACCATCGCCATCTGCACCTTATGGACAACTGCTTACGACATGCTCAAATACAATAAAACTAAACGAAAATGCTACATCCTTCAAGACTGGGAGCCTGATTTCTACCCCAAAGGTACTTTATCGGCAATGTCAGAAGCAACTTACGATTTTGGGTATCTAGCTTTAGCGGGAACAAAAGCTCTCGGCACTAGATATGAACAATACAATAAAAATAATGACTCTACTTATTTACCCTCGTTGCTTGATTTAAGTGATTATATAAATCACACTAAATCAAAAGCACAGAGCGCACCACTCTATGCAAATAAAAAAGTAAAGAGAGTAATGTTTTATGGAAGACCAGACTCGCCCCGGAATGGATTTGAGCTAGGAATAGCAGCACTAACTAAATTAAAAACCAAACTAGGAGATGATATCGAGATAGTAATTGCCGGGGCTCAGAGCTACTCAAAAAGTTACAAGCTGGAAGAAAAAGGACTATCAGTTGCTGGTAAAGTCCCTTATACTGATCTAAAAGATTTTTACTCCTCGTTTGATGCATGCCTATTTCTTATGTTCAGCCAACATCCAGGTGTAATACCTCTAGAAATGATGGCGTCAGGTGTACCAGTTGTTATCAACGATAACAAAAGCAGTGACTGGTCAGATCTATACAAGAATAACCAAAACTGTATAATTAGCAGAAATAGCCCTACAGAAATAGCAAATTCAATATTCAACGTACTAAATGATAATAAGGTAAGGGAAAAGCTCATATCAAATGGACTCAAACAAGCTAAAGATTATGGTGAAAAGCGCTACCAAGACGCAGTCATGGAAGTTATAAATAAGATAAAAGGATAG
- a CDS encoding methyltransferase domain-containing protein, which yields MLVRVKNGKGMLAGKVYLIDQGRRRWLRDINILSTLGNKPGYRWPEDIQEITEQEALNYPYGAPTPIILDPKMKKMNRDMNFMRQFITQGLTGKGVEFGAAANPLPIPLGTKILYADLFNKEQLESELYSTSLFEYVPTDIHTNFDKMEGIKNSSLDFIIASHVIEHVRDPIGAMNTAWDKLKKGGELVLIVPKRERTLDKTRPATQLEHLVEDNKSPSRYRDALHVVEFYAHTNKIKDLKKVYDLAIKSITDDQHSMHYHVWNEHEFNKVIKYINSTKKKWKYILKEKALPGKENYEFYIKLRKVGE from the coding sequence ATGCTAGTCAGAGTTAAGAATGGTAAGGGGATGCTGGCCGGTAAGGTTTACTTAATTGACCAAGGTAGGCGTAGATGGTTACGAGACATTAATATCCTTTCGACTCTAGGAAATAAACCAGGTTATAGATGGCCCGAAGATATTCAGGAGATCACTGAACAAGAAGCCTTAAATTATCCTTATGGAGCGCCAACTCCAATCATTTTGGATCCTAAAATGAAAAAAATGAACAGAGACATGAACTTCATGCGTCAATTTATTACTCAAGGGCTAACTGGCAAAGGAGTAGAGTTTGGAGCAGCAGCAAACCCTCTGCCAATTCCATTAGGCACTAAAATATTATACGCCGACCTCTTCAATAAGGAACAGCTTGAATCTGAACTCTACTCAACCAGCTTATTTGAATATGTTCCCACTGATATACATACTAATTTTGACAAAATGGAGGGCATTAAGAACTCGAGCCTAGACTTTATAATCGCATCACATGTAATTGAACACGTCAGAGATCCTATAGGGGCAATGAATACAGCCTGGGATAAACTCAAAAAAGGCGGGGAGCTAGTGTTAATTGTACCGAAACGAGAAAGGACCTTAGATAAAACAAGGCCCGCGACACAGCTTGAACACTTGGTAGAAGATAATAAAAGTCCTTCTAGGTATAGAGACGCCCTTCATGTAGTCGAATTTTACGCCCACACAAATAAAATAAAAGACTTAAAAAAGGTATATGATCTAGCAATCAAGAGTATTACAGATGATCAGCATTCAATGCATTATCATGTATGGAACGAGCACGAGTTTAATAAAGTAATAAAATATATTAACTCAACAAAAAAGAAATGGAAGTACATCCTAAAAGAAAAAGCGCTACCAGGTAAAGAGAATTATGAGTTCTACATAAAACTCAGAAAAGTAGGGGAGTAA
- a CDS encoding MmcQ/YjbR family DNA-binding protein, which produces MTHGQEIRDYLLAKPNAWLDFPFGPEAEVYKVGEGDKAKMFAIIQSGKDPVNLSLKCDPNLAEHLREKFITVMPGYHLNKKHWNTIVCSGEVSEQDLKDLIDLSYRLVTE; this is translated from the coding sequence ATGACTCATGGGCAAGAAATTCGTGATTATCTACTAGCTAAACCAAATGCTTGGCTTGACTTCCCTTTTGGTCCAGAAGCCGAAGTTTACAAAGTTGGCGAGGGTGATAAAGCTAAGATGTTTGCAATAATACAATCTGGTAAAGATCCTGTTAACTTAAGTTTAAAGTGTGATCCTAACCTGGCTGAGCACTTAAGAGAGAAGTTTATAACGGTGATGCCTGGCTATCACTTAAATAAGAAGCACTGGAATACTATTGTCTGTTCTGGAGAGGTCTCTGAGCAGGATTTAAAAGATTTAATTGATCTAAGCTATAGATTAGTCACTGAATAA
- a CDS encoding class I SAM-dependent methyltransferase: protein MIKKGLTKVKKSNETCDVCGNNRNKDFRVIGKQRYAKCLECGTIYSTTRHLNSKSPETYLDDPEGYLSIINPEGTRYMAGEIDHAYRSKVGNPHGRLLEIGSGLGMLSYTLFSRGWNTFSLELSKPAASWAKKVFKLPVDTSLIENYKLKGDKFDCVVMVEVIEHFYDIQKALKSIRKIQKKGGLLFGTTPNIDSDHWKVSEQDIYDPTDHIVLFNKKSLKKILEDNGYKNVDVKFFGGGSKNDSNLMYSAIKK from the coding sequence ATGATAAAAAAGGGTCTGACAAAAGTGAAGAAATCAAATGAGACTTGTGATGTTTGTGGTAATAACAGAAATAAGGATTTCAGAGTCATTGGAAAACAAAGATATGCTAAATGCTTAGAGTGTGGAACTATATATTCTACCACTCGCCATTTAAACTCAAAGAGTCCCGAAACTTATTTGGATGACCCAGAAGGATACCTCTCAATTATTAACCCAGAAGGTACTCGCTACATGGCCGGAGAGATAGATCACGCTTACAGATCTAAAGTTGGCAATCCTCATGGAAGATTGTTAGAGATTGGCTCAGGACTTGGCATGTTAAGCTATACTCTTTTTTCAAGAGGTTGGAATACATTTAGCTTAGAACTAAGCAAGCCTGCAGCTAGTTGGGCTAAAAAGGTATTTAAACTTCCTGTAGATACTTCTTTGATAGAAAACTACAAGCTAAAAGGTGACAAATTTGATTGCGTAGTTATGGTTGAGGTTATAGAGCATTTTTATGACATCCAAAAAGCATTGAAAAGTATTAGAAAGATTCAGAAAAAAGGTGGATTACTTTTTGGGACTACTCCAAACATCGACAGTGATCATTGGAAGGTAAGCGAACAAGACATTTATGATCCCACTGATCACATTGTCCTTTTCAACAAAAAATCACTTAAGAAGATTCTGGAAGATAATGGGTATAAAAATGTTGATGTAAAGTTTTTTGGCGGTGGCTCTAAGAATGACTCTAATTTAATGTATTCTGCTATTAAAAAATAA
- a CDS encoding VTT domain-containing protein, producing MDLNQLVTTVGLLGIWLILFAESGLLFGFFLPGDSLLLTAGILAAGGNYFGIIPLLIVCISAAILGDSAGYAIGATTGKKIKNNKNSFIVKMGYLNEAEKFYNKHGGKTIVFARFVPAVRSFVPMVAGMSNMHYLSFIKFNVIGGILWGGGVTLIGYYFGKIDWVRRYFELIIIGIILASLIPGLWHVASTREKRARLKTNILAAKKSLKEHRMNKKATKNKK from the coding sequence ATGGATTTGAATCAACTTGTTACTACAGTAGGTTTGCTCGGAATTTGGCTGATTTTATTTGCAGAATCTGGTCTTCTTTTTGGTTTTTTCTTGCCTGGGGATAGTTTGCTTCTTACTGCTGGGATTTTAGCTGCGGGAGGTAACTATTTTGGTATCATTCCTCTTTTAATAGTTTGTATATCGGCAGCAATTTTAGGTGATAGCGCAGGCTACGCTATTGGTGCTACAACTGGAAAAAAGATTAAAAATAATAAAAATAGCTTTATTGTTAAAATGGGCTATCTAAATGAGGCTGAAAAGTTTTATAACAAACATGGAGGCAAAACTATTGTTTTTGCAAGATTTGTGCCTGCGGTAAGGAGTTTCGTACCAATGGTTGCGGGTATGAGCAATATGCACTATTTAAGCTTTATTAAGTTTAATGTGATTGGTGGTATTTTATGGGGTGGTGGTGTAACTCTAATTGGATACTACTTTGGTAAAATTGATTGGGTACGCCGCTACTTTGAGTTAATTATTATTGGTATTATCCTAGCCTCTCTTATACCTGGCTTGTGGCATGTGGCGAGTACAAGAGAAAAACGTGCCAGACTAAAAACTAATATTTTAGCTGCCAAAAAGAGCTTAAAAGAGCACAGAATGAATAAAAAAGCTACTAAGAATAAGAAGTAA
- a CDS encoding 50S ribosomal protein L10, which translates to MALTKEQKDAVVAEVTELLTTSKMTVICEYQGMSVAQAQELRRNALQNGSSVKVVKNRLLRHAASKIESLKDLDLSGHAGQLMYIFNPEDEVAAAKLANEFAKKNPELKLVAAFSDEGVLMDEAGAKALAALPNRQEMLATLINTLKAPARGVVSGLSGNLGGLVQALEAKAN; encoded by the coding sequence ATGGCTTTAACAAAAGAACAAAAAGATGCGGTTGTTGCTGAAGTTACAGAACTTCTTACGACTAGTAAGATGACTGTAATCTGTGAGTACCAAGGGATGAGCGTTGCTCAGGCTCAAGAACTCCGCAGAAATGCATTACAAAATGGTAGCAGCGTAAAAGTTGTTAAGAATCGTCTTTTAAGGCATGCGGCTTCTAAAATTGAATCTTTAAAAGATCTTGATTTAAGTGGTCATGCTGGTCAGCTAATGTACATCTTCAATCCTGAAGATGAAGTAGCAGCAGCTAAGCTTGCCAATGAATTCGCTAAAAAGAACCCCGAGCTTAAACTCGTGGCTGCATTTAGTGATGAAGGCGTTCTTATGGACGAAGCTGGGGCTAAGGCTCTTGCTGCTCTACCAAATAGACAAGAAATGCTTGCCACTCTAATCAATACTCTTAAGGCTCCGGCTAGAGGTGTGGTTAGTGGTCTTTCTGGTAACTTGGGCGGGTTAGTCCAGGCACTTGAAGCTAAAGCAAATTAA
- the orn gene encoding oligoribonuclease, which translates to MKATTIKKKVKPTKLLWIDLEMTGLDTDTEVITEVAALVSDFKLKIEEEYEAVVHYSEDELQKRFDAEEQGFWNSMPEERDKLKKACAKSKKSLKEIEKELIKICKKSFPKEEKIILAGNSIRADREFIEKYMPDLTSLLHYRMFDVTGLKIWIEGNGHEGRKKEERHRALYDIHESMAELKYYLEKGWMRL; encoded by the coding sequence ATGAAAGCTACAACGATAAAAAAGAAGGTAAAACCGACTAAGCTACTTTGGATAGATCTAGAGATGACCGGTCTTGATACTGATACTGAGGTAATTACAGAAGTTGCTGCTTTAGTTTCTGACTTTAAGCTTAAAATTGAAGAAGAGTATGAAGCTGTTGTGCATTACTCAGAAGATGAGCTTCAAAAAAGATTTGATGCTGAAGAACAGGGTTTTTGGAACTCGATGCCAGAAGAACGAGATAAACTTAAAAAAGCATGCGCTAAGTCTAAAAAAAGTCTTAAAGAGATCGAAAAGGAGCTAATTAAGATTTGTAAAAAAAGCTTCCCTAAAGAAGAAAAGATTATTTTAGCGGGTAATTCTATCAGGGCAGATCGTGAATTTATTGAGAAATATATGCCAGATCTAACTTCTCTGCTCCACTACCGTATGTTTGATGTAACTGGGCTTAAAATTTGGATCGAAGGTAATGGCCATGAAGGGCGCAAAAAAGAAGAGCGTCATCGAGCGCTTTACGACATCCACGAGAGCATGGCTGAGCTTAAATATTACCTTGAGAAGGGCTGGATGAGGCTCTAG
- the rplL gene encoding 50S ribosomal protein L7/L12 translates to MADVKKLADELVKLTVLEVKELSDILKDEYGIEPAAAAVAVAGAAPTAGGDEAGGDEAKSDFTVMLKDAGAQKVAVIKAVKEATGLGLGEAKAIVDEAPKAVKEGVPKEEAEAMKKALEEAGATVELV, encoded by the coding sequence ATGGCAGATGTTAAAAAATTAGCAGATGAGCTTGTTAAGCTTACTGTTTTAGAAGTAAAAGAATTAAGTGACATCTTAAAAGATGAATACGGTATTGAGCCTGCTGCAGCTGCTGTTGCAGTTGCTGGGGCTGCTCCTACAGCTGGTGGTGATGAAGCTGGTGGTGATGAAGCTAAGAGTGACTTTACTGTTATGTTAAAAGATGCTGGCGCTCAAAAGGTTGCAGTTATCAAAGCAGTTAAAGAAGCTACTGGTTTAGGTCTCGGTGAGGCTAAGGCTATCGTAGATGAGGCTCCTAAGGCCGTCAAAGAAGGCGTACCAAAGGAAGAAGCTGAGGCTATGAAGAAGGCTCTAGAAGAAGCTGGTGCTACTGTTGAGCTAGTTTAG